The genomic interval GGGAGGGGACTGCGCCCGAACCCTGGGTGCTGGGCTCCTCCGTCAACGGCGCCCGCGTGGCCGGTGCGCTCGGCCTGCCCTTCGCCGTCGCCTCGCACTTCGCCCCTGCCCAGGCTGAGGCCGCCATCGTCAGCTACCGCTCCGTCTTCGACGCCTCCTGCTCCGTCTCGCTCGACGGTCGCCCCCACGTGGCGGCCGTCGTCAACGCCATGGTCGCCCCCACCGAGGCCGAGGCACGGTTCCTCTTCACGACGGCGATGGCCGCCGCCGCCCGGGTGATCGGCGGCCGCCCCGCCCCGCTGGACCCTCCGAGTGAGGACCTCTCCGCATGGCGGCGCCTGGTTCCGGGGCAGGAGACCGCCGTCGAGCAGGCCATGGCCATGTCCTTTGTCGGCACCGCCGACGACGTTGCCGCCCGGCTGCGGGCGCTGGCTGAGCGCTGGGGCCTGGAGGAGGTGCTGGTGGTCAGCCACGCGCACGATGCTCACGCCCGGCGGCGTTCCTACGAGCTGCTGGCTAGCGCGTGGGGGGTGTGATAACTTTCACGGTGCATCTTCATGCATGTCATACATGACGTGATGTGGACGAAGATCACGTTGCTATCGTCCGGAAAATGTATCAGTGCTCTCGCCTCAGGGGGTGGCTCTGGTCATATACTCAGCCGGAATCGCGTATTGTTATACGATCCGCGGTGAACAACACCCCCGATATACGCCTCGTCTGCCCCGCTGAGGCGGGCACGGGCCCCATAAGCCACGCGCCATTCCATCCCATTGGAGGTCCCTATGACCACTGCTCAGATCTCGCGTCGTATGTTCGGCGGCCTCGGTGCCGTCGGCGTTACCGCCCTCCTCCTCGCGTCCTGCGGTTCCAACGACTCTGCCAGCACCGGCTCCTCCGAGGGTGCCGGCGCCGCGTCTGGTGCGGGCTCCGCCTCCGGCGGCAAGCTCACCCTCGCCTACAACTCCGACGGCCCGCACAAGGCCTGGGTTGAGGCCGTGTGCAACTCCGTGAGCAACACGCTGGGCATCAGCATGGAGCCGCTGCCCTTCGCCCAGTTCTCCGAGCTGCGCGCCCAGGTCACCGACCGCAGCATCGTCGGCGCCTTCCGCACCGGCTGGCAGGCCGACTACCCGGCCATGGCCAACTTCCTCGGCGCCCAGTACCAGACCGGCGCCGGCTCCAACGACAGCGACTACTCCAGCGAGGAGTTCGACACGCTTCTCGCCGAGTCCGCCGCCGCCCCCGACGAGGCCGCCGCCACCGACCTGCTCATCAAGGCCCAGGCCGTCCTCATGAAGGACCTGCCGACCATCCCGCTGTGGTACCAGAACGGCTTCGGCGGACACTCCACCCGAGTCTCCGACGTCGTCTTCAACTGGAAGTCCGTGCCCGAGTACCGCCAGATCAAGACGACCGCCCCCGACGGCATCATCCTGACCAACAGCACCGAGCCGCAGAACCCCCTCGTGCCGTCCAACACGAACGAGACCGGTGGCGGGCGCGTGGTCGACCTCCTGTTCTCCATGCTCGTGCGCTTCGAGGCCGACGGCACCCCCGTCAACGAGGTCGCCGAGTCCATCGAGTCCGAGGACAACCAGACCTACACGATCAAGATCAAGGACGGCTGGACCTTCGCCGACGGCACCCCCGTCACCTCCGACTCCTTCATCAAGGCGTGGAACTACGGCGCCCTGCTGTCCAACGCCCACCTGTCGAGCTACTTCTACGACGTCATCGAGGGCTTCTCCTACGAGGAGGACTCCGAGCTCACCGGTCTGACCAAGGTCGATGACCGCACCTTCACCGTCAAGCTCACGGCCCCCGCCTCCGACTTCAGGCTCCGCCTGGGCTACTCCGCCTTCGCACCGCTGCCCGAGTCCGCCTTCGCGGACATGGACGCCTTCGGCCAGGCGCCCGTCGGCAACGGCCCCTACAAGTTCGACTCCTGGACTCACGACGGCGAGATCGTCCTGTCCAAGAACGCCGACTACAAGGGCGGCCAGACAGTCGCCAACGAGGGTGTCACCTTCACCCTCTACACCGACTACGACGCCGCCTACAACGACCTGCTCGCCGACGCCGTCGACGTCATCGACGCCATCCCGGACTCCGCGCTGTCCTCCTTCGCCACCGAGCTGGGCGAGCGCGCGATCAACCAGCCCGGCGCCGTCATCCAGGGCTTCTCCATCAACGTCAACGCCGAGCACTTCAAGATGGACGAGGAGGGCCGCCTGCGTCGCGCCGCCATCTCCCGCGCCATCAACCGCAAGGAGATCTGCGACACGCTGTACTACGAGACCCGCACCCCCGCCTCCGACTTCACATCCCCGGTCATCGCCGACTGGACCGATGCCGTCGAGGGCAACGAGGTGCTGGACTTCGACGAGGCCGAGGCCAAGAGCCTGTGGGAGCAGGCCAACGCCATCGCCGAGTTCTGACACTCACTGACGAGCGTGCACCGGGCCCGCACCACGCATGGTGCGGGCCCGGCGCACGTCGGGCCCCGCCCGACCCGCCCGTCCCCCTCCCCACTGACTTAAAGGAGACGCCGATGGTCCGCTACGCCGGACGCAGGCTGCTGCAGATGATCCCCGTCTTCCTCGGGGCCACCCTTCTGATCTACGCGATGGTCTTCGCCCTGCCCGGAGACCCTGTGGCCGCCCTCGGAGGCGAGCGCGCGCTCAGCCCTGCCGTGCAGGAGCAGATCCGCGCCAACTACAACCTCGACAAGCCCTTCCTCGTGCAGTACCTGCTGTACCTCAAAGGCGTGTTCACCCTTGACCTGGGCACCACGCTGCGCGGCTCGCGCCCGATCGTCGACGTCCTGGCCGGCGCCTACCCCGTGACCATCAAGCTCTCCCTCATGGCCCTGGCCTTCGAGGCCGTCGCCGGCATCACGGTCGGCTTCATCGCCGGAGTGCGCAAGGGCCGTTGGTTCGACGCCACCGCCCTCGTGCTCTCCCTCGTCGTCATCGCCGTGCCGACCTTCGTCATCGGCTTCCTCCTGCAGTTCTTCATCGGCGTACGACTGGGGTGGCTGCCGGTCACCGCAGGAAACACCCCGGGCTTCAAGGAGCTGCTCATGCCGGCCCTCGTGCTCGGCGCCGTCTCCTTCGCCTACGTGCTGCGCCTGACGCGCACCGAGGTCGCCGAGAACCTCTCCGCCGACTACGTGCGCACCGCCCGTGCCAAGGGCCTGTCCGGCACGCGTGTCATGGTGGTCCACGTCCTGCGCAACTCGCTCGTGCCCGTCATCACCTTCCTCGGTGCGGACCTGGGCGCCCTCATGGGCGGCGCCATCGTCACCGAGGGCATCTTCAACATCAGCGGCGTCGGCGGCACGCTCTACCGCGCCATCCTCCAGGGTGAGGGCCCCACCGTCGTGTCCTTCACGACCGTCCTCATCCTCGTCTTCATCATCTCCAACCTCGTCGTGGACCTGCTCTACGCCGCTCTCGACCCGAGGATCCGCTATGCCTGACAACCAGCACACCGTCGCCCGCCCCGGCCAGGAGCGCTACGTCGCCGAGGTCGATGAGCAGGGCCTGGGCGCCGTCGACGCCGTCTCCGACGAGTCCGCACCCGCCTCCATGTGGGGTGAGGCGTGGAAGCAGCTGCGTCGCCGCCCGATCTTCTGGGTCTCCGCCGTCCTCATCGTCGGCGCCCTCCTCCTGGCCGCCGTCCCGGGCCTGTTCACCCGGGTGGACCCGACCTTCTGCCAGCTGCACGACTCCTACGGGCCCGCCGCGGCCGGCCACCCCTTCGGCTTCGACCGTCAGGGGTGCGACATCTTCTCTCGCACCATCCACGGCGCGCGCGCCTCGGTCACCGTCGGCGTGCTCACCACGCTCATCGTCGTGCTCATCGGCACCGTCATCGGCTCCCTCGCCGGCTTCTTCGGCGGCTGGCTGGATGCGCTGCTCGCCCGCTTTACCGACGTCTTCTTCGCGGTGCCCTTCGTGCTGGCCGCCATCGTCGTCATGCAGATGTTCAAGGGCCGCTCCTCCATCGTCACCGTCGTGCTGGTCCTGGCCGTCTTCGGCTGGCCCCAGATCGCCCGTATCACCCGCGGTGCCGTCATGAGCGTGAAGAACGAGGACTTCGTCACCGCCTCGCGCTCGCTCGGCTCCAGCCGACTGGCGATCCTCGTGCGCCACGTGCTGCCCAACGCCGCAGCCCCCATCATCGTCACCGCCACCGTCCAACTCGGCGCCTTCATCGTCTCCGAGGCGACCCTGTCCTTCCTCGGTGTGGGCCTGCCGCCCTCAATGGTCTCCTGGGGGGCGGACATCGCCTCCGCGCAGGCCGCCCTGCGCGACCACATCACCGTCCTCCTCTACCCGGCCGGGGCCCTGGCCCTGACCGTCCTCGGATTCATCATGATGGGTGACGCCGTGCGCGACGCCCTCGACCCGAAGGCCCGCAAGTGAGTACCGTCAACACCCCCGTCACCGAAGGCATGGACAGCGCCCCCCTGCTTGAGATCCGTGACCTCGAGGTCGCCTTCCGCTCCTCCACCGGGCTCGTGCCCGCCGTGCGCAAGGCCAACCTCACGCTCTACCCGGGCCAGTCCGTCGCCATCGTGGGTGAGTCCGGCTCCGGCAAGTCCACGCTGGCCGCCGCGGTCCTCGGCCTGCTGCCGGGCACTGGCCGCGTCACCGGCGGCACCATCACGTTCAACGGCAAGGACATCACTCACGCCAACGCCCGTGAGTACCAGGCCCTGCGCGGCAGCGAGATCGGCCTGGTCCCCCAGGACCCGATGAGCAACCTCAACCCCGTGTGGTCCATCGGCTTCCAGGTCAAGGAGGCCCTCAAGGCCAACGGCCTGGCCGGGGTCGCCGACGACCGGCTCGCCGCGTTGGCCGCCGCGGAGAAGGGCGAGGAGGTCCCCGTCGGCGGACACATCGACGTCAAGGAACAGGTCTCCCTCCTCCTGGAGGAGGCCGGGCTGCCCGACGCCGCCCGACGCGCCCGCCAGTACCCGCACGAGTTCTCCGGCGGCATGCGCCAGCGGGCCCTTATCGCCATCGGCCTGGCGGCCCGTCCCCAGCTGCTCATCGCCGACGAACCCACCAGTGCCCTGGACGTCACGGTCCAGCGGCGCATCCTCGACCACCTCGGTGAGCAGATCCACACGCTCGGCACCGCGATGCTGTTCATCACCCACGACCTGGGGCTGGCCGCCGAGCGCGCTGAGCACATCGTCGTCATGCACCGCGGCCGCGTGGTCGAGTCCGGTCCCTCCATTGAGGTCCTGCAGGACCCGCGCCACCCCTACACCCAGCGCCTGGTCAAGGCCGCCCCGTCACTGGCCTCGCGCCGTATCCAGACGGCCCACGCCGCCGGCATCCAGGTCAGCGAGGACGAGCTCGGCGTGCATGAGATCGCCGCCGACGTCGACGAGGTCCTGCGCGTCGAGCACCTGACGAAGGTCTTCGACATCCGCGGCGCCAAGGGCGAGGCCAAGACCCTCAAGGCCGTGGACGATGTCACCTTCGGGGTGCGCCGTGGCACGACCACCGCACTCGTGGGTGAGTCCGGCTCCGGTAAGTCCACGGTCGCCAACATCATCCTCAACCTCCTCGACCCCACCTCCGGCAAGGTCTTCCACAACGGGATCGACCTGTCCACGCTGGGGGACAAGGAGTTGTTCGCACTGCGCCGCATCATGCAGCCGGTCTTCCAGAACCCCTACGGCTCCCTCGACCCCATGTACTCGATCTTCAGGGTCATCGAAGAGCCGCTGCGGGTCCACCGCGTCGGCACCCGTCAGGAGCGCGAGAACCGGGTGGCTGAGCTGCTCGACCTCGTGTCCCTGCCGCGCTCGGTCATGCGCCGCTACCCCAACGAGCTCTCGGGCGGGCAGCGCCAGCGTGTCGCCATCGCCCGGGCCCTGGCCCTTAAGCCGGAGATCGTCGTGCTGGATGAGGCGGTCTCGGCCCTCGACGTCCTCGTCCAGGCGCAGGTGCTGCGCCTGCTGACGGACCTGCAGTCCGAGCTGGCTCTGACCTACCTCTTCATCACCCACGATCTCGCCGTGGTCCGCCAGATCGCGGACGACGTCGTCGTCATGGAGCACGGGAAGGTTGTGGAGGCCGGGCCCTCCGACGAGCTCTTCGACCACCCGCAGCAGGACTACACCCGTGAACTCATCAATGCCGTGCCCGGGGCGTCCATCCCCCTGTACAGCGAGGACACCGTCGGCTGAGACGAGGTCGGGCCGGCGAGAGCAGGACGTCCTGTGTGTCCGGACCGTATCCTCCACAGAGTATGGTCAGCGGCACCGTACGGTTCCAGGAAGGCGTAACGAATGCTCCCGTACCTAGCGCGTAGGATCGCCAACTACGCAATCCTCCTCTTCCTCGCCACCACGTTGGCGTACCTGCTGGCGTCCGCGACACTGGATCCCGCCAACAACTGGAACCGCGAGGATCCGACCCTCAACTGGGACGCCATTCAGACCAATCTGATCCGGTACAACATCAGTGCCGAGCTCCCGGTGTGGGACAGGTACGTCACGTGGCTGCACTCCATCGTCACCTCCTGGGACTGGGGGGTGACGCCCAAGGGCGAGTCGGTCAAC from Actinomyces respiraculi carries:
- a CDS encoding ABC transporter substrate-binding protein, which encodes MTTAQISRRMFGGLGAVGVTALLLASCGSNDSASTGSSEGAGAASGAGSASGGKLTLAYNSDGPHKAWVEAVCNSVSNTLGISMEPLPFAQFSELRAQVTDRSIVGAFRTGWQADYPAMANFLGAQYQTGAGSNDSDYSSEEFDTLLAESAAAPDEAAATDLLIKAQAVLMKDLPTIPLWYQNGFGGHSTRVSDVVFNWKSVPEYRQIKTTAPDGIILTNSTEPQNPLVPSNTNETGGGRVVDLLFSMLVRFEADGTPVNEVAESIESEDNQTYTIKIKDGWTFADGTPVTSDSFIKAWNYGALLSNAHLSSYFYDVIEGFSYEEDSELTGLTKVDDRTFTVKLTAPASDFRLRLGYSAFAPLPESAFADMDAFGQAPVGNGPYKFDSWTHDGEIVLSKNADYKGGQTVANEGVTFTLYTDYDAAYNDLLADAVDVIDAIPDSALSSFATELGERAINQPGAVIQGFSINVNAEHFKMDEEGRLRRAAISRAINRKEICDTLYYETRTPASDFTSPVIADWTDAVEGNEVLDFDEAEAKSLWEQANAIAEF
- a CDS encoding ABC transporter permease, producing the protein MVRYAGRRLLQMIPVFLGATLLIYAMVFALPGDPVAALGGERALSPAVQEQIRANYNLDKPFLVQYLLYLKGVFTLDLGTTLRGSRPIVDVLAGAYPVTIKLSLMALAFEAVAGITVGFIAGVRKGRWFDATALVLSLVVIAVPTFVIGFLLQFFIGVRLGWLPVTAGNTPGFKELLMPALVLGAVSFAYVLRLTRTEVAENLSADYVRTARAKGLSGTRVMVVHVLRNSLVPVITFLGADLGALMGGAIVTEGIFNISGVGGTLYRAILQGEGPTVVSFTTVLILVFIISNLVVDLLYAALDPRIRYA
- a CDS encoding ABC transporter permease, producing MPDNQHTVARPGQERYVAEVDEQGLGAVDAVSDESAPASMWGEAWKQLRRRPIFWVSAVLIVGALLLAAVPGLFTRVDPTFCQLHDSYGPAAAGHPFGFDRQGCDIFSRTIHGARASVTVGVLTTLIVVLIGTVIGSLAGFFGGWLDALLARFTDVFFAVPFVLAAIVVMQMFKGRSSIVTVVLVLAVFGWPQIARITRGAVMSVKNEDFVTASRSLGSSRLAILVRHVLPNAAAPIIVTATVQLGAFIVSEATLSFLGVGLPPSMVSWGADIASAQAALRDHITVLLYPAGALALTVLGFIMMGDAVRDALDPKARK
- a CDS encoding dipeptide ABC transporter ATP-binding protein, with product MDSAPLLEIRDLEVAFRSSTGLVPAVRKANLTLYPGQSVAIVGESGSGKSTLAAAVLGLLPGTGRVTGGTITFNGKDITHANAREYQALRGSEIGLVPQDPMSNLNPVWSIGFQVKEALKANGLAGVADDRLAALAAAEKGEEVPVGGHIDVKEQVSLLLEEAGLPDAARRARQYPHEFSGGMRQRALIAIGLAARPQLLIADEPTSALDVTVQRRILDHLGEQIHTLGTAMLFITHDLGLAAERAEHIVVMHRGRVVESGPSIEVLQDPRHPYTQRLVKAAPSLASRRIQTAHAAGIQVSEDELGVHEIAADVDEVLRVEHLTKVFDIRGAKGEAKTLKAVDDVTFGVRRGTTTALVGESGSGKSTVANIILNLLDPTSGKVFHNGIDLSTLGDKELFALRRIMQPVFQNPYGSLDPMYSIFRVIEEPLRVHRVGTRQERENRVAELLDLVSLPRSVMRRYPNELSGGQRQRVAIARALALKPEIVVLDEAVSALDVLVQAQVLRLLTDLQSELALTYLFITHDLAVVRQIADDVVVMEHGKVVEAGPSDELFDHPQQDYTRELINAVPGASIPLYSEDTVG